A DNA window from Ranitomeya imitator isolate aRanImi1 chromosome 2, aRanImi1.pri, whole genome shotgun sequence contains the following coding sequences:
- the LOC138663067 gene encoding E3 ubiquitin/ISG15 ligase TRIM25-like, whose product MASADLREELKCPICLEIFRDPVNLTCGHNYCRVCIDRMLDTQVGTGPYNCPECRTIFPARPELQRNIALCNIVTIFSSANPEHSGSDVHCSYCLYSAVPAVQSCLHCEASLCSNHLRVHRSSAEHILTKATQTPEKKKCSVHKEILKYHCMVDDSCICVTCCLAGEHHGHQVELLEEACEKKKETFRTFVRKLSSKRDKIEKKIQDLENRRPKKPGNEEDTVLFPDLRGEKVLYTVSSLIQLYQIKKEKVTKIICRLEELFNSSDPVTVLREKDMELKGFLDGEEDQELNGCGQKLHDNVGDQISRSKDLLELVLDISTAANNILVSDDLRTMYWSAVYQNRSETPKRFQYNQILSSQVFSSGQHYWEVETSETGDWRLGVAYSRMERIGDQSYFGDNDKSWCLRRLYKNQYSVMHDNMVTTCPHAFSCNRFRIFLNFDAGQLSFFELSNPIRHLHTVTATFTEPVHAAFGIGYWLCGEHCCLKILHQGSLL is encoded by the coding sequence ATGGCGTCTGCTGATCTCCGGGAGGAGCTGAAATGTCCCATCTGCCTGGAGATCTTCAGGGATCCGGTGAACCTGACGTGTGGGCACAACTACTGCCGGGTCTGTATTGACCGCATGCTGGATACCCAGGTGGGCACTGGACCCTACAACTGCCCTGAGTGCAGGACCATCTTCCCGGCACGGCCTGAGCTACAGAGGAACATCGCCCTGTGTAACATCGTCACAATCTTCTCCTCTGCAAACCCCGAGCACAGCGGAAGCGACGTCCACTGTTCCTACTGTCTGTACTCTGCCGTTCCCGCCGTTCAGTCCTGTCTACACTGTGAAGCTTCTCTGTGCAGCAACCACCTGAGAGTCCACAGAAGTTCAGCAGAACACATCCTGACCAAGGCCACCCAAACCCCAGAGAAGAAGAAGTGCTCTgtccacaaggaaatcctgaagtaTCACTGCATGGTAGATGACTCTTGTATCTGTGTCACCTGTTGTTTGGCTGGAGAACATCATGGACATCAGGTGGAGCTCCTGGAGGAAGCCTGTGAGAAGAAGAAGGAGACATTTAGAACTTTTGTGAGAAAACTCTCCTCCAAACGAGACAAGATTGAGAAGAAGATCCAAGATCTAGAAAATCGTAGACCAAAAAAACCCGGGAACGAAGAGGACACCGTCCTATTTCCAGACCTAAGAGGTGAGAAGGTTTTATACACAGTCTCCAGCCTGATCCAACTCTATCAGATCAAGAAGGAGAAGGTGACCAAAATAATTTGTCGTCTTGAAGAACTCTTCAACTCTTCCGACCCAGTTACCGTCTTACGTGAGAAGGATATGGAGCTTAAGGGCTTTTTGGATGGAGAAGAAGACCAGGAACTGAACGGATGTGGCCAAAAACTTCACGACAATGTTGGTGACCAAATCTCAAGATCTAAAGACCTTCTGGAGCTAGTTCTAGATATAAGTACGGCTGCCAATAACATACTGGTGTCAGATGACCTAAGAACCATGTACTGGTCTGCTGTTTACCAAAATCGTTCCGAAACACCAAAGAGGTTCCAGTATAATCAGATCTTAAGTAGCCAAGTCTTCTCCTCAGGTCAACACTATTGGGAAGTGGAGACCAGTGAAACGGGAGACTGGAGACTGGGTGTGGCCTACAGCAGAATGGAGAGAATAGGGGATCAGTCTTACTTTGGAGACAACGACAAGTCTTGGTGTCTTCGTAGGTTGTACAAAAACCAATATTCGGTCATGCATGACAACATGGTGACCACCTGCCCTCACGCCTTCTCCTGTAATAGATTCCGTATATTTCTGAACTTTGACGCcggacagttgtccttttttgagtTGAGTAACCCCATTAGACACCTGCACACTGTCACGGCCACCTTCACCGAACCCGTCCATGCAGCTTTTGGGATTGGGTACTGGTTGTGTGGAGAACACTGCTGCCTGAAGATCCTTCACCAGGGGTCCCTCTTATAA
- the LOC138666385 gene encoding E3 ubiquitin/ISG15 ligase TRIM25-like has translation MASADLRDELLCSICLNIYTDPVNLRCGHNFCRDCITQVLDKQRGSGAYSCPDCRATSKKRPPLQKNIALNNITRRLHSNQARWNLFEVTCTYCVNTTVPAVKSCALCEASLCDDHLKVHSKAAEHVLSEPTTNLESRKCSIHKKILEYYCTEDSTCICVSCCLVGDHKGHQVVTLGDMSIKKKEKLKDIKEKLSSKCMETEKEIKNLQEHLRRVTDKSTDATDRLNLLFTDVKKQVEGLQKSALRNISWKLQIVSSLVFQLTNQLEIRRAQLAFKINYLEEMCNMSDPLPVLQVPDGEDTFHTGVGDQEDVEFHDVGDLNVQSILESVQSRIHDTIKNVNVWIFMVDPIDLLLDVNTNATNVRVSEDQRTLFLSEMDQNLTETPQRFKEYQVLSTKSFTSGRHYWEMETSESGEWRIGVCYPSMDRKGTESYIGNNDKSWSLSKLIHHAVVHDHQVDKLRIHIQSQKYGIYLDYEGGQLSFYELGDHIKHLHTFTTTFTEPLQPAFYVSNFFGSLLYDSKSEV, from the coding sequence ATGGCGTCCGCTGATCTGAGAGACGAGCTGCTCTGCTCCATCTGTCTGAACATCTACACCGATCCGGTGAACCTGAGATGTGGCCACAACTTCTGCCGGGACTGCATCACCCAGGTGCTGGATAAGCAACGAGGATCTGGAGCTTACAGCTGCCCCGACTGTAGAGCAACGTCCAAGAAGCGTCCTCCACTGCAGAAGAACATAGCCCTGAACAACATCACAAGACGTCTCCACTCTAACCAGGCAAGATGGAACCTGTTTGAGGTCACATGCACTTACTGCGTTAACACTACAGTACCTGCTGTTAAGTCCTGTGCGTTATGTGAAGCTTCTCTGTGTGATGACCACCTGAAAGTTCACAGTAAGGCGGCAGAACATGTCCTGTCCGAGCCCACCACTAATCTGGAGAGCAGAAAATGTTCCATCCACAAGAAGATTCTGGAATATTACTGCACCGAGGACTCTACCTGCATCTGTGTGTCCTGCTGTCTGGTTGGAGATCACAAGGGGCACCAGGTGGTGACATTGGGTGATATGTCCATAAAGAAGAAGGAGAAACTCAAAGATATCAAAGAGAAACTGAGCTCCAAATGTATGGAGACTGAGAAAGAAATAAAGAATCTCCAGGAACACTTGAGACGAGTCACGGACAAATCAACAGATGCAACAGATAGACTCAACCTTCTGTTCACAGATGTCAAGAAACAGGTTGAGGGCCTACAGAAGAGCGCCCTACGTAACATATCCTGGAAGCTACAGATTGTATCATCCCTGGTCTTTCAATTGACCAATCAGTTGGAAATAAGGAGAGCTCAGCTGGCATTTAAGATAAATTACTTAGAGGAGATGTGTAACATGTCCGATCCTTTACCTGTCTTACAAGTGCCAGACGGTGAGGATACTTTTCATACTGGTGTTGGAGATCAAGAAGACGTTGAATTCCATGATGTTGGGGATCTCAATGTCCAATCGATCTTGGAGAGTGTACAATCCAGGATACATGATACGATCAAGAACGTCAATGTGTGGATCTTCATGGTAGATCCCATAGACCTACTGCTTGACGTGAACACAAATGCTACCAACGTACGAGTATCAGAAGATCAGAGAACTCTGTTCTTGTCAGAAATGGACCAGAACCTCACAGAAACACCACAAAGATTTAAGGAATATCAAGTATTAAGCACCAAGAGTTTCACCTCAGGGCGACATTATTGGGAAATGGAGACAAGCGAATCAGGAGAGTGGAGAATCGGCGTGTGTTACCCCAGCATGGACAGAAAAGGGACCGAGTCCTACATTGGAAACAACGATAAGTCCTGGTCTTTGTCCAAATTAATTCATCACGCTGTAGTCCACGACCATCAAGTAGATAAGTTACGAATACATATTCAAAGCCAGAAGTATGGAATCTATCTGGACTATGAAGGTGGTcagttgtccttttatgagctTGGTGACCACATCAAACATCTTCATACCTTCACAACCACCTTCACCGAGCCCCTACAACCAGCTTTCTATGTCTCAAATTTTTTTGGTAGCCTTCTGTATGATTCCAAATCTGAGGTTTAG